The following proteins are encoded in a genomic region of Paenibacillus sp. FSL H3-0469:
- the pseI gene encoding pseudaminic acid synthase gives MKEIRIGNRTIGSGHPPFVIAEMSGNHNKSLDRALEIVKAAARAGAHAFKIQTYTPDTMTLNLRSKDFMIGESNGLWKGKSLYELYAEAYTPWEWHEPIFASCRALGMIPFSTPFDESSLEFLETLGVDCYKIASFENNDIPLLRKVASKGKPMIISTGMASLGDIEQAVHTITGAGCQEYILLKCTSSYPASPENTNLNTIPYLRDVFRAQVGLSDHTLGVGAAVASVALGSTVIEKHFTLNRAEGGVDAAFSLEPAEFASLVRETDTAWRALGGVSIGPTPEEEKSLQFRRSVYTSKDIKAGDLLTADNLKVIRPGYGLAPKYYDLLIGKRLRTGLPAGTPLSWDLLL, from the coding sequence ATGAAGGAAATCAGGATCGGTAACCGTACTATCGGCAGCGGGCATCCGCCTTTTGTTATCGCGGAAATGTCCGGTAATCATAATAAGTCCCTGGACCGTGCGCTCGAAATCGTTAAGGCCGCTGCCCGGGCTGGCGCTCATGCGTTCAAAATCCAGACCTATACGCCGGATACTATGACGCTTAATCTACGGAGTAAGGATTTCATGATTGGGGAATCGAACGGACTGTGGAAGGGAAAATCGCTGTATGAGCTGTATGCTGAGGCATATACGCCTTGGGAGTGGCATGAGCCTATCTTTGCTTCGTGCAGGGCACTCGGGATGATCCCGTTCAGCACCCCGTTTGATGAGTCCTCGCTCGAATTCCTGGAGACGCTCGGCGTCGACTGCTACAAGATCGCTTCCTTTGAAAATAATGATATTCCCTTATTGCGGAAGGTGGCCTCCAAAGGGAAGCCAATGATCATTTCCACCGGGATGGCCTCGCTTGGCGATATTGAACAGGCTGTCCACACCATTACCGGGGCAGGCTGCCAGGAATATATACTGCTCAAATGCACCAGCAGCTATCCGGCTTCGCCCGAGAATACCAACCTTAACACCATTCCGTATCTGCGCGATGTCTTCCGTGCTCAGGTAGGCCTGTCTGACCATACCCTGGGCGTAGGGGCAGCAGTAGCAAGCGTCGCGCTGGGCAGTACCGTGATCGAAAAGCATTTCACCCTGAACCGTGCGGAAGGGGGAGTGGATGCTGCCTTCTCTTTGGAGCCGGCAGAGTTCGCTTCCCTGGTCCGGGAGACAGATACAGCCTGGAGGGCACTCGGCGGCGTCTCCATCGGCCCCACCCCCGAAGAAGAGAAATCCCTGCAGTTCAGACGGTCTGTCTATACCTCCAAGGATATCAAGGCCGGAGACCTGCTCACTGCGGATAACCTCAAAGTCATCCGTCCCGGCTACGGCCTCGCGCCCAAATATTATGATCTGCTCATCGGCAAACGCTTGAGAACCGGTCTGCCCGCCGGCACCCCGCTGAGCTGGGACCTGCTGCTGTAA
- the pseH gene encoding UDP-4-amino-4,6-dideoxy-N-acetyl-beta-L-altrosamine N-acetyltransferase: MADLRKYRLEKLSEKHSRLIWEWRNADHIRPYMNHDGMIPLEEHLSWMHAIAEDTSRVVRICYYLDTPVGFVQFSQIDRIHKTCEWGFYIGDKSCPPGSGTMMGILALEHIFQVEQLSKVCAQILDFNQRSLSYHRKLGFVEEGRLCRQRIRNHQPVDVVLMALFREPWESRRLRLTEEATTGHEGNQDR, from the coding sequence ATGGCAGACCTAAGGAAATACAGGCTTGAGAAGCTGAGTGAGAAGCATAGCCGGCTAATATGGGAATGGCGCAATGCCGATCACATCCGGCCCTATATGAATCATGACGGGATGATTCCGCTGGAAGAGCATCTTAGCTGGATGCATGCCATAGCGGAGGATACCAGCCGGGTCGTCCGGATCTGTTACTATCTGGACACACCGGTGGGCTTCGTGCAGTTCTCGCAGATCGACAGGATCCACAAGACCTGTGAATGGGGCTTTTATATAGGGGACAAGAGCTGTCCCCCCGGCTCCGGTACCATGATGGGAATCTTGGCGCTGGAGCATATTTTTCAGGTAGAGCAGCTAAGTAAGGTATGCGCGCAAATCCTGGATTTTAATCAGCGGAGCTTGTCCTATCACCGTAAACTAGGCTTCGTAGAGGAAGGCAGGCTGTGCAGGCAACGGATCAGAAATCATCAGCCTGTGGATGTGGTCTTGATGGCCCTGTTCCGGGAGCCATGGGAGAGCCGCAGGCTACGGCTGACAGAGGAGGCAACGACAGGCCATGAAGGAAATCAGGATCGGTAA